In one window of Azoarcus olearius DNA:
- the glyQ gene encoding glycine--tRNA ligase subunit alpha, translated as MSPAHAKPTFQQVILTLQQFWGERGCVLLQPYDLEVGAGTSHTATFLRAIGPEPWNAAYVQPSRRPKDGRYGENPNRLQHYYQYQVVLKPSPLNIQELYLDSLRALGIDPNAHDIRFVEDDWENPTLGAWGLGWEVWLDGMEVTQFTYFQQVGGLDCKPVLGEITYGLERLAMYLQGVENVYDLTWAVYPDGSKVTYGDVYHQNEVEQSKYNFEHSNVDFLFSLFNNYESEAKRLMDAGLALPAYEMVLKAAHNFNMLDARGAISVTERAAYIGRIRNLSRAVAQAYFESREALGFPMLPQQNKEAAQ; from the coding sequence ATGTCGCCTGCCCACGCCAAACCCACCTTCCAGCAAGTCATCCTGACGCTCCAGCAGTTCTGGGGCGAGCGCGGCTGCGTGCTGCTGCAACCCTACGATCTCGAAGTCGGCGCCGGTACCTCGCACACCGCCACCTTCCTGCGCGCGATCGGCCCGGAACCCTGGAATGCTGCCTACGTGCAGCCTTCGCGCCGGCCCAAGGACGGCCGCTACGGCGAGAACCCCAACCGCCTGCAGCACTACTACCAGTACCAGGTGGTGTTGAAGCCGTCGCCGCTCAACATTCAGGAACTCTACCTCGACAGCCTGCGCGCGCTCGGCATCGACCCCAACGCGCACGACATCCGCTTCGTCGAGGACGACTGGGAAAACCCCACGCTCGGCGCCTGGGGTCTGGGTTGGGAAGTGTGGCTGGACGGCATGGAAGTGACGCAGTTCACCTACTTCCAGCAGGTCGGCGGCCTCGACTGCAAGCCGGTGCTGGGCGAGATCACCTACGGCCTGGAACGCCTGGCGATGTATCTGCAGGGCGTCGAGAACGTCTACGACCTCACCTGGGCGGTGTATCCCGATGGTTCGAAGGTGACCTACGGCGACGTCTATCACCAGAACGAAGTCGAGCAGTCGAAGTACAACTTCGAGCACTCCAACGTCGATTTCCTGTTCTCGCTGTTCAACAACTACGAGTCCGAGGCGAAGCGCCTGATGGACGCCGGCCTGGCGCTGCCCGCCTATGAGATGGTGCTGAAGGCGGCGCACAACTTCAACATGCTGGATGCCCGCGGCGCCATCTCGGTGACCGAGCGCGCCGCCTACATCGGCCGCATCCGCAACCTGTCGCGCGCGGTCGCGCAGGCGTATTTCGAATCCCGCGAGGCGCTCGGCTTCCCGATGCTGCCGCAACAGAACAAGGAGGCCGCGCAATGA
- the lnt gene encoding apolipoprotein N-acyltransferase, which translates to MRRLVLAALAGATLTPALAPFELFPLALVSLAGLVFLLAGEARARAGFLLGFGWGLGAFGSGVSWLYVALARFGGMPPPLAVLAVALFCAFLALYPALVAAAFVRLRRTAPSGSVALSGLLFAGLWVGGEWLRGVLFTGFPWLAVGYSQTPPSPLAGLMPVVGVYGVGGVMAWMAAALALAARGGRDRATWRPALAVAAIPWIAGALLGRVQWTAPEDAPLSVALVQTNVEQHLKWRPEHFAAVLQTNARLVRDASAQLVVLPETTLPALAEQLPNGYLELLGDYVRANGGSLVLGVFSRDAGQRIYNAALSFGEQPGQFYAKRHLVPFGEYSPPLFGWFYRLVNIPMSDQTRGPEHQAPMVFGEHRVALNICYEDLFGAEIVRSLPEATLLLNLSNLAWYGDSLAQPQHLQIARVRALESGRPMLRATNTGMTAVVQPDGMVSAVLPAFEQGVLHAEVRGYSGLTPYARWGDGAALAFAALALVLGIAGAALRVRPLARSVGR; encoded by the coding sequence ATGCGGCGCCTGGTGCTGGCCGCGCTGGCGGGCGCGACGCTTACGCCCGCGCTGGCGCCGTTCGAACTGTTTCCGCTCGCCCTCGTGAGCCTGGCCGGGCTGGTGTTCCTGCTGGCCGGGGAGGCGCGCGCGCGCGCGGGCTTCCTGCTCGGGTTCGGCTGGGGGCTGGGGGCCTTCGGCAGCGGGGTTTCCTGGCTTTACGTTGCGCTCGCACGCTTCGGCGGCATGCCGCCGCCGCTGGCGGTGCTGGCAGTGGCGCTGTTCTGCGCCTTCCTCGCGCTCTATCCGGCCCTGGTCGCGGCGGCGTTCGTGCGCCTGCGCCGCACGGCACCGTCCGGTAGCGTGGCGCTTTCGGGGTTGCTCTTCGCCGGGCTGTGGGTGGGCGGGGAATGGCTGCGAGGCGTGCTGTTCACCGGTTTCCCGTGGCTGGCCGTGGGCTATTCGCAGACGCCGCCAAGCCCGCTCGCCGGCTTGATGCCGGTTGTCGGCGTGTATGGCGTCGGCGGCGTGATGGCGTGGATGGCGGCGGCACTCGCGCTGGCGGCGCGGGGCGGACGGGATCGGGCAACGTGGCGCCCGGCCCTGGCTGTGGCGGCGATCCCGTGGATCGCGGGTGCTCTGCTGGGGCGCGTGCAGTGGACCGCGCCGGAAGACGCTCCGCTGTCGGTGGCGCTCGTCCAGACCAACGTGGAGCAGCACCTCAAATGGCGCCCCGAGCACTTCGCCGCGGTGTTGCAGACCAATGCGCGACTGGTGCGCGATGCCTCCGCCCAACTGGTGGTGCTGCCCGAAACCACGCTGCCGGCACTGGCCGAGCAGTTGCCGAATGGCTATCTCGAACTGCTCGGCGACTACGTACGCGCGAACGGCGGCAGCCTGGTGCTGGGGGTGTTCAGCCGCGATGCCGGGCAGCGCATCTACAACGCCGCGCTCAGTTTTGGCGAACAGCCGGGCCAGTTCTACGCCAAGCGCCATCTGGTGCCCTTCGGTGAATACTCGCCGCCGCTCTTCGGCTGGTTCTACCGCTTGGTCAACATCCCGATGTCGGATCAGACGCGCGGCCCGGAGCACCAGGCGCCGATGGTGTTCGGCGAGCACCGCGTGGCGCTGAACATCTGTTACGAGGATCTCTTCGGCGCGGAGATCGTGCGCAGCCTGCCGGAGGCCACGCTGCTGCTCAACCTGTCCAATCTTGCCTGGTATGGCGACTCGCTGGCCCAGCCCCAGCATCTGCAGATCGCCCGGGTGCGGGCGCTGGAGAGCGGGCGGCCGATGCTGCGCGCGACCAACACCGGCATGACCGCGGTGGTCCAGCCGGACGGAATGGTCAGCGCGGTGCTGCCGGCCTTCGAGCAGGGCGTGTTGCATGCCGAAGTGCGCGGCTACAGCGGCCTGACCCCCTACGCGCGCTGGGGAGACGGCGCCGCGCTTGCGTTCGCGGCACTGGCACTGGTGCTCGGCATTGCCGGCGCCGCGCTGCGCGTGCGCCCGCTCGCGCGAAGCGTGGGACGGTGA
- a CDS encoding efflux RND transporter permease subunit translates to MNVSAWSIRNPIPAVMLFVLLSFAGLLSFAGMKVQNFPDIDLPTVTVTASLPGATPSQLENDVARKIENAIATLQGLKHIYTKVQDGSVVITVEFRLEKPVQEAVDDVRSAVARVKADLPGDLRDPIVNKVDLAGQPVLAFTIRSARMDDEALSWFVDDTVSRRLLAVRGVGAVTRVGGVTRELRVTLDPLRLQALGATAADISRQLRQVQTESAGGRADLGGGEQPVRTLATVASAAELADLELALSDGRSIRLSQVASITDTFAEPRSAALLNGQPVVGFEVARSRGESEVEVGAAVQGALDELRAAHPDIEITEAFNFVAPVQEEYDGSLQLLYEGALLAVLVVWLFLRDWRATFVSAVALPLSVIPAFIGMYLLGFSVNVITLLALSLVVGILVDDAIVEVENIVRHLRMGKTPYEAAMEAADEIGLAVIATTFTLIAVFLPTAFMSGVAGKFFKQFGWTAALAVFASLVVARVLTPMMAAYILKPVVGTHREPRWLAWYERWAERCLRHRALTMLAAAAFFIGSLMLVPLLPTGFIPPDDNSQTQVYLELPPGATLATTRAVAEEARLALTRVDHVVSVYTTIGAGSAGGDPFAPKGEGEVRKATLTVQLSPRGERPRKQDIENRIRAALEPLPGVRSKVGLGGSGEKYVLVLTGEDPRALQSTALAVERDLRTIPGLGSVASTASLIRPEIAVRPDFARAADLGVTSSAIGETLRVATLGDYDMSLAKLNLSQRQVPILVRLDESARQDLALLERLAVPGAEGPVMLRQVATLEVAGGPAVIDRYDRSRNINFEIELSGLPLGDVTAAVAELPSVKNLPPGIRVVPVGDAEVMGELFASFGLAMLTGVLCIYIVLVLLFKDLLHPVTILMALPLSLGGAFVGLLIAQKSFSMPSLIGLIMLMGIATKNSILLVEYAIVARRDHGMSRSEALLDACRKRARPIVMTTIAMGAGMMPIAIGAGAADTSFRSPMAIAVIGGLITSTVLSLLVVPVVFTYVDSFKNRFLALFGRG, encoded by the coding sequence ATGAACGTATCCGCCTGGTCGATCCGCAACCCGATCCCCGCGGTGATGCTGTTCGTGTTGCTCAGCTTCGCCGGGCTGCTGTCGTTTGCCGGCATGAAGGTGCAGAACTTCCCGGACATCGATCTGCCCACGGTCACCGTCACCGCTTCGCTGCCGGGCGCGACCCCCTCGCAGCTCGAGAACGACGTGGCGCGCAAGATCGAGAACGCAATCGCCACGCTGCAGGGGCTCAAGCACATCTACACCAAGGTGCAGGACGGCAGCGTCGTCATCACGGTGGAATTCCGCCTCGAGAAGCCGGTGCAGGAAGCGGTGGACGACGTGCGCTCGGCGGTCGCGCGGGTCAAGGCCGATCTGCCGGGCGACCTGCGCGACCCCATCGTGAACAAGGTCGATCTGGCCGGCCAGCCGGTGCTGGCGTTCACCATCCGTTCGGCACGCATGGACGACGAGGCGCTGTCCTGGTTCGTGGACGACACCGTGTCGCGGCGCCTGCTCGCGGTACGCGGTGTCGGCGCCGTGACCCGCGTCGGCGGGGTCACGCGCGAACTGCGGGTCACGCTCGATCCGCTGCGCCTGCAAGCCCTGGGGGCCACCGCGGCCGACATCTCGCGCCAGCTGCGCCAGGTGCAGACGGAAAGCGCCGGGGGCCGCGCCGATCTGGGCGGTGGCGAGCAGCCCGTGCGCACGCTGGCGACGGTCGCGTCCGCCGCCGAACTCGCGGATCTGGAGCTTGCGCTGAGCGATGGGCGGTCGATCCGTCTGTCGCAGGTGGCAAGCATCACCGACACCTTCGCCGAGCCGCGCTCGGCAGCGCTGCTGAATGGGCAGCCGGTGGTCGGCTTCGAAGTGGCGCGCAGCCGCGGCGAGAGCGAGGTCGAGGTCGGCGCGGCGGTGCAGGGCGCGCTGGACGAGCTGCGGGCGGCCCATCCCGACATCGAGATCACCGAGGCCTTCAACTTCGTCGCGCCGGTGCAGGAGGAGTACGACGGTTCGCTGCAGCTGCTGTACGAGGGGGCGCTGCTGGCGGTGCTGGTGGTGTGGCTGTTCCTGCGCGACTGGCGCGCCACCTTCGTGTCAGCGGTCGCGCTGCCGCTGTCGGTCATCCCGGCCTTCATCGGCATGTATCTGCTTGGCTTCTCGGTCAACGTGATCACCTTGCTGGCCCTGTCGCTGGTGGTGGGCATCCTGGTCGACGACGCGATCGTCGAAGTCGAGAACATCGTGCGCCACCTGCGCATGGGCAAGACCCCATACGAGGCGGCGATGGAGGCGGCGGACGAGATCGGCCTCGCGGTGATCGCGACCACCTTCACGCTGATCGCGGTGTTCCTGCCCACTGCTTTCATGAGCGGCGTGGCGGGCAAGTTCTTCAAGCAGTTCGGCTGGACCGCGGCGCTGGCGGTGTTCGCGTCGCTGGTCGTGGCGCGCGTGCTCACGCCCATGATGGCGGCCTACATCCTGAAGCCCGTGGTGGGGACGCATCGCGAGCCGCGCTGGCTGGCGTGGTATGAGCGCTGGGCCGAGCGCTGCCTGCGCCACCGCGCGCTGACAATGCTGGCCGCGGCCGCGTTCTTCATCGGATCGCTGATGCTGGTGCCGCTGCTGCCCACCGGCTTCATTCCGCCCGACGACAACTCCCAGACCCAGGTGTACCTGGAGCTGCCGCCCGGCGCGACGCTGGCCACCACGCGCGCGGTCGCGGAGGAAGCGCGGCTCGCGCTCACCCGGGTCGATCACGTGGTGAGCGTCTACACCACCATCGGCGCGGGCAGCGCCGGCGGCGATCCGTTCGCGCCCAAGGGGGAGGGCGAGGTGCGCAAGGCCACCCTTACGGTACAGCTCTCGCCGCGCGGCGAGCGCCCGCGCAAGCAGGACATCGAGAACCGCATCCGCGCCGCGCTCGAACCCCTGCCAGGGGTGCGCAGCAAGGTGGGCCTCGGCGGCTCGGGCGAAAAATACGTGCTGGTCCTCACTGGCGAGGATCCGCGCGCGCTGCAGTCCACCGCGCTGGCGGTGGAGCGCGACCTGCGCACGATTCCCGGTCTCGGCAGCGTGGCGTCGACCGCGAGCCTGATCCGGCCGGAGATCGCGGTGCGGCCGGACTTTGCACGCGCTGCCGATCTCGGCGTCACCAGCAGCGCCATTGGCGAAACCCTGCGCGTGGCCACGCTCGGCGATTACGACATGTCGCTCGCCAAGCTCAACCTGTCGCAGCGCCAGGTGCCCATCCTGGTACGCCTGGACGAGTCCGCGCGGCAGGATCTGGCGCTGCTGGAGCGGCTCGCGGTGCCCGGCGCGGAAGGCCCGGTGATGCTGCGCCAGGTGGCGACGCTCGAGGTCGCCGGCGGTCCGGCGGTCATCGACCGCTACGACCGTTCGCGCAACATCAATTTCGAGATCGAACTCTCCGGCCTGCCGCTGGGCGACGTAACCGCCGCGGTCGCCGAACTGCCGTCGGTGAAGAACCTGCCGCCGGGCATCCGCGTGGTGCCGGTCGGGGACGCAGAGGTGATGGGCGAGCTGTTCGCCAGCTTCGGGCTGGCGATGCTCACCGGCGTGCTCTGCATCTACATCGTGCTGGTGCTGCTGTTCAAGGATCTGCTGCATCCGGTGACCATCCTGATGGCGCTGCCGTTGTCGCTCGGAGGGGCCTTCGTCGGCCTGCTGATCGCGCAGAAGAGCTTTTCGATGCCCTCGCTGATCGGGCTGATCATGCTGATGGGCATCGCCACCAAGAACTCCATCCTGCTGGTGGAGTACGCCATCGTGGCGCGCCGCGACCACGGCATGAGCCGCAGCGAAGCGCTGCTGGACGCCTGCCGCAAGCGCGCGCGGCCGATCGTGATGACCACCATCGCGATGGGCGCGGGGATGATGCCGATCGCGATCGGCGCCGGGGCGGCGGACACCAGCTTCCGCTCGCCGATGGCGATCGCGGTGATCGGCGGCCTGATCACTTCGACGGTGCTCAGCCTGTTGGTGGTGCCGGTGGTGTTCACCTACGTCGATAGCTTCAAGAACCGCTTTCTCGCGCTGTTCGGGCGCGGGTGA
- a CDS encoding HlyC/CorC family transporter, producing MDSVPSKPTLLERLSSMLSREPEDRDELLVLLHAALERGLLDADAFSIIEGALQVSELQVRDVMVSRSRMDVIRLADPMERIAEFVIDTAHSRFPAVGESKDDVVGILLAKDLLRYFAGREFNLREMLRPAVFVPESKRLNVLLREFRVSHNHMAIVVDEYGGVSGLITIEDVLEQIVGDIEDEYDFDEIGARIRLDHKGRYRVQASTEIEDFNAAFGTRCHEEDVDTIGGLILRRLGRLPVRGEVIDVDGLRVQVLRADSRRIHTLLVERLPQVSDVTAN from the coding sequence ATGGATAGTGTCCCTAGTAAACCGACCCTGCTCGAACGGCTGTCTTCCATGCTCTCGCGAGAGCCGGAAGACCGCGACGAGTTGCTGGTCCTGCTGCACGCCGCGCTCGAGCGCGGCCTGCTCGATGCCGACGCCTTCTCGATCATCGAGGGCGCGTTGCAGGTTTCCGAACTCCAGGTCCGCGACGTGATGGTGTCGCGCTCGCGCATGGATGTCATCCGCCTCGCCGACCCCATGGAGCGCATCGCCGAGTTCGTCATCGATACCGCGCATTCGCGCTTTCCGGCGGTGGGTGAAAGCAAGGACGACGTGGTCGGCATCCTGCTGGCCAAGGACCTGTTGCGCTACTTCGCCGGGCGTGAATTCAACCTGCGCGAAATGCTGCGGCCGGCCGTGTTCGTGCCGGAGTCCAAGCGCCTCAACGTGCTGCTGCGCGAATTCCGCGTCAGCCACAATCACATGGCCATCGTCGTCGATGAGTACGGCGGCGTATCCGGCCTGATCACCATCGAAGACGTGCTCGAACAGATCGTCGGTGACATCGAGGACGAGTACGACTTCGACGAGATCGGCGCGCGCATCCGGCTGGATCACAAGGGCCGCTACCGGGTGCAGGCGAGCACCGAGATCGAGGACTTCAATGCGGCCTTCGGCACCCGCTGCCATGAGGAGGACGTCGATACCATCGGCGGCCTGATCCTGCGGCGGCTCGGGCGCCTGCCGGTGCGCGGCGAGGTGATCGACGTCGACGGGCTGCGGGTGCAGGTCCTGCGCGCCGACAGCCGTCGCATCCACACCTTGCTGGTCGAGCGTCTGCCGCAGGTTTCCGACGTGACGGCGAACTGA
- the miaB gene encoding tRNA (N6-isopentenyl adenosine(37)-C2)-methylthiotransferase MiaB, giving the protein MKKLYIRTFGCQMNEYDSEKMADVLGAGEGIAKTDNPEEADVILFNTCSVREKAQEKVFHDLGRVKHLKQLKPDLIIGVGGCVASQEGDAIVARAPYVDVVFGPQTLHRLPALIAARKQSGRSQVDISFPEIEKFDAMPPARVEGASAFVSIMEGCSKYCTFCVVPYTRGEEISRPLEDVLAEIAGLAEQGVKEVTLLGQNVNAWRGEIVRDAGEEGDFAFLLECVAEIPGIERIRYTTSHPREMTQRLFDAYVKIPKLVSQLHLPVQSGSDRILAAMKRGYSVLEFKSIVRKLRSARPDLSLSSDFIVGFPGETEEDFEKTMKLIDEVGFDGSFSFVYSARPGTPAADLEDPVPQETKLAWLARLQKRIDEQAQAVSQSMVGSVQRILVEGVSRKSAEELMGRTDNNRVVNFPAPSPHRDRLVGQFIEVRITSALPHSLRGEILTRES; this is encoded by the coding sequence ATGAAGAAGCTCTACATCCGCACCTTCGGGTGCCAGATGAACGAGTACGACTCCGAAAAGATGGCGGACGTGCTCGGTGCCGGCGAAGGCATTGCCAAGACGGACAACCCGGAGGAGGCGGACGTCATCCTCTTCAACACCTGCTCCGTGCGCGAGAAGGCGCAGGAAAAGGTGTTCCACGACCTCGGGCGAGTCAAGCACCTGAAGCAGCTCAAGCCCGATCTCATCATCGGTGTCGGTGGCTGTGTAGCGAGCCAGGAAGGCGACGCCATCGTCGCCCGCGCGCCTTATGTGGACGTGGTCTTCGGGCCGCAAACCCTGCACCGGCTGCCGGCGCTGATCGCGGCGCGCAAGCAGAGCGGCCGCTCGCAGGTGGATATCTCGTTTCCCGAGATCGAGAAGTTCGACGCCATGCCGCCCGCGCGGGTCGAAGGGGCGAGCGCTTTCGTGTCGATCATGGAAGGCTGTTCCAAGTACTGCACCTTCTGCGTCGTGCCTTATACCCGCGGCGAGGAGATCTCGCGCCCGCTCGAAGACGTGCTGGCGGAGATTGCCGGCCTGGCGGAGCAGGGCGTCAAGGAAGTGACGCTGCTCGGCCAGAACGTCAACGCCTGGCGCGGCGAGATCGTGCGTGACGCGGGCGAGGAGGGCGACTTTGCCTTCCTGCTCGAATGCGTCGCGGAGATTCCCGGCATCGAGCGCATCCGCTACACGACCTCGCACCCGCGCGAGATGACGCAGCGCCTGTTCGACGCCTACGTGAAGATCCCCAAGCTGGTGTCGCAGCTGCATCTGCCGGTCCAGTCGGGCTCCGACCGCATCCTGGCGGCGATGAAGCGCGGCTACTCGGTGCTCGAGTTCAAGTCCATCGTGCGCAAGCTGCGCTCGGCGCGCCCCGACCTGTCGCTGTCGTCCGACTTCATCGTCGGCTTCCCCGGCGAAACCGAGGAAGATTTCGAGAAGACGATGAAGCTGATCGACGAGGTCGGCTTCGACGGCTCCTTCAGCTTTGTCTACAGCGCCCGACCCGGCACGCCCGCCGCGGACCTCGAAGATCCGGTGCCGCAGGAGACCAAGCTGGCGTGGCTTGCCCGGCTGCAAAAGCGCATCGACGAACAGGCCCAGGCGGTCAGCCAGTCGATGGTGGGCAGCGTGCAGCGCATCCTGGTCGAGGGCGTCTCGCGCAAGAGCGCCGAGGAACTGATGGGGCGCACCGACAACAATCGCGTGGTCAACTTCCCGGCGCCGTCGCCCCACCGCGACCGGCTCGTCGGCCAGTTCATCGAGGTGCGGATCACCTCGGCGCTGCCGCACAGCCTGCGCGGCGAAATCCTTACCCGGGAAAGCTGA
- a CDS encoding PhoH family protein has protein sequence MAKILEVFFEPVDNLRLARLCGVLDENLRQIENAFDITVTRRGEQFTLHGHPAQVLRGEMALKHFYERAEKDLTVDDVQLGLIEIANRGENPLPAPALLTRRSELHGRTPRQVEYLRHIQDHDITFGIGPAGTGKTYLAVASAVDAFERDLVERIILTRPAVEAGERLGFLPGDLAQKVDPYLRPLYDALYDLMGFDRVAKLFERGSIEIAPLAFMRGRTLNNAFIILDEAQNTTPEQMKMFLTRIGFGAKAVVTGDLTQVDLPRATRSGLREAREVLAGVRGIAFTEFKKEDVVRHPLVARIVEAYDNQAARQAEAHKKDAGEEHA, from the coding sequence ATGGCCAAGATTCTGGAAGTGTTCTTCGAGCCGGTGGATAACCTCCGGCTGGCGCGCTTGTGCGGGGTGCTGGACGAGAACCTGCGCCAGATCGAGAACGCCTTCGACATCACCGTGACCCGCCGTGGCGAACAGTTCACGCTGCACGGCCATCCCGCCCAGGTGCTGCGCGGCGAGATGGCGCTCAAGCACTTCTACGAGCGCGCCGAGAAGGACCTGACGGTGGACGACGTGCAACTCGGCCTGATCGAGATCGCCAATCGCGGTGAGAACCCGCTGCCGGCGCCGGCGCTGCTCACGCGCCGCTCCGAACTCCACGGTCGCACCCCGCGCCAGGTCGAATACCTGCGCCACATCCAGGATCACGACATCACCTTCGGCATTGGTCCGGCGGGCACGGGCAAGACCTATCTGGCGGTGGCCAGCGCGGTCGACGCTTTCGAGCGCGACCTGGTCGAGCGCATCATCCTGACCCGGCCCGCGGTGGAAGCGGGCGAGCGCCTCGGTTTCCTGCCCGGCGATCTCGCCCAGAAGGTCGATCCCTACCTGCGGCCGCTCTACGACGCCCTCTACGATCTGATGGGCTTCGATCGCGTGGCCAAGCTCTTCGAGCGCGGCAGCATCGAGATTGCCCCGCTGGCCTTCATGCGCGGGCGCACGCTCAACAACGCCTTCATTATCCTCGACGAGGCGCAGAACACGACGCCCGAGCAGATGAAGATGTTCCTCACGCGCATCGGTTTCGGCGCCAAGGCGGTGGTCACGGGCGATCTCACCCAGGTCGATCTGCCGCGCGCCACCCGCAGCGGTCTGCGCGAGGCGCGCGAGGTGCTTGCCGGCGTGCGCGGGATCGCATTTACCGAATTCAAGAAGGAAGACGTGGTGCGCCATCCGCTGGTCGCACGCATCGTCGAAGCCTATGACAACCAGGCGGCGCGACAGGCCGAGGCCCACAAGAAGGATGCAGGTGAAGAACATGCCTAA
- a CDS encoding efflux RND transporter periplasmic adaptor subunit: MKKPISRRALVLAALAATLVLAIAVLRPPAGDAVAERPPAAPRPALTVTTTTPESRPLPLRIAANGDIAAWQEASIGAGVGDQRLLEVLVNVGDRVRAGQLLARFDEDTLRADVAQARAALLEAEAAAAEAQANAERARNLRSGGAMSEQQVVQYLTAERTTQARIAAARATLAAQEVRLAHARVVAPDHGVISSRSATVGAVVGTGAELFRMIRQGRLEWRAELTAAEMARVRVGTPVRLTLPDGSEAGGKVRMLAPTVDPRTRSGLAYVDLAAAESAQAGAGPRAGMFARGEFELGASTGLTLPQQAVVVREAFSYVFRVGEDDRVSQIKIQTGRRVGDRVEVVDGLPADARVVVAGAGFLNEGDLVRVAEAPADPR; the protein is encoded by the coding sequence ATGAAGAAGCCTATTTCCCGACGCGCCCTGGTGCTCGCGGCGCTTGCCGCGACCCTGGTCCTTGCCATTGCCGTGCTGCGCCCGCCTGCCGGCGATGCGGTCGCGGAGCGCCCGCCTGCGGCGCCGCGACCGGCCCTGACGGTGACCACCACCACGCCTGAAAGCCGCCCGTTGCCCTTGCGCATCGCCGCCAATGGCGACATTGCCGCCTGGCAGGAGGCCAGCATCGGCGCCGGCGTCGGCGATCAGCGCCTGCTCGAGGTGTTGGTGAATGTGGGTGACCGTGTCCGCGCCGGTCAACTGCTGGCCCGCTTCGACGAAGACACGCTGCGCGCCGACGTTGCCCAGGCGCGCGCGGCGCTGCTGGAGGCCGAGGCTGCCGCGGCGGAAGCGCAGGCCAATGCCGAACGTGCGCGCAACCTGCGCAGCGGCGGGGCGATGAGCGAACAGCAGGTGGTGCAGTACCTCACCGCCGAGCGCACCACCCAGGCGCGTATCGCCGCGGCCCGCGCCACGCTCGCGGCCCAGGAGGTCCGGCTGGCGCACGCCCGTGTGGTTGCGCCCGACCACGGCGTGATCTCGTCGCGCAGCGCCACGGTCGGGGCAGTGGTAGGGACGGGGGCGGAGCTGTTCCGGATGATCCGGCAGGGGCGGCTGGAATGGCGGGCCGAGCTGACGGCGGCCGAAATGGCGCGGGTCCGGGTAGGAACGCCGGTGCGCCTGACGCTGCCGGACGGCAGCGAGGCGGGCGGCAAGGTCCGCATGCTCGCGCCCACCGTCGATCCGCGCACGCGCTCCGGGCTGGCCTATGTCGATCTTGCTGCCGCCGAATCGGCGCAAGCGGGTGCGGGGCCGCGCGCGGGCATGTTCGCCCGCGGCGAGTTCGAACTGGGCGCGTCCACCGGCCTTACGCTGCCGCAGCAGGCGGTGGTGGTGCGCGAGGCCTTCAGCTACGTGTTCCGCGTGGGCGAGGACGACCGCGTCAGCCAGATCAAGATCCAGACGGGGCGCCGCGTCGGCGACCGGGTGGAGGTGGTCGACGGCTTGCCGGCCGACGCGCGCGTGGTGGTCGCGGGCGCCGGCTTCCTCAACGAAGGCGATCTGGTGCGGGTGGCGGAAGCCCCGGCCGACCCGCGCTGA
- the ybeY gene encoding rRNA maturation RNase YbeY encodes MPKQADGVRIVAVDAAGKSSRIKAERLEIDYGDGRRLTLTLPNDGWAHLDIEADVAGDDDGDLPVITIQPSACNAVALRVEVVQQPQVADIDLPVAAKLPVLTLEVQKALDGGDKAAAPKKHQIRRWAQAALRTDAEVTVRLVGETEGRALNLGYRGKDYATNVLTFVYGEEGGAPAVEGMPLMGDLVLCVPVVVREAAEQGKSLDAHFAHLVVHGMLHLQGLDHEDDAEAEAMETAETNILRGLGYANPYA; translated from the coding sequence ATGCCTAAGCAGGCGGACGGGGTGCGCATCGTCGCGGTGGATGCCGCCGGCAAGAGCTCGCGGATCAAGGCCGAGCGCCTGGAGATCGACTACGGCGACGGCCGCCGCCTGACCCTGACGCTGCCCAACGACGGGTGGGCGCATCTCGACATCGAAGCCGACGTGGCCGGGGACGACGACGGCGACCTGCCGGTGATCACGATCCAGCCGAGCGCGTGCAATGCGGTCGCGCTGCGGGTCGAGGTCGTGCAGCAACCGCAGGTCGCCGACATCGACCTGCCGGTGGCCGCCAAGCTGCCGGTGCTGACGCTGGAGGTGCAGAAGGCGCTCGACGGTGGCGACAAGGCGGCCGCCCCCAAGAAGCACCAGATCCGGCGCTGGGCGCAGGCCGCGCTGCGCACCGACGCCGAGGTTACCGTCCGGCTGGTCGGCGAGACCGAGGGGCGGGCGCTCAACCTGGGGTATCGCGGCAAGGACTACGCCACCAACGTCCTGACCTTCGTCTATGGTGAGGAAGGAGGCGCTCCGGCGGTCGAAGGCATGCCCTTGATGGGCGATCTGGTGCTGTGCGTCCCCGTGGTGGTGCGTGAAGCGGCCGAGCAGGGCAAGTCGCTCGATGCCCATTTCGCCCATCTGGTGGTGCACGGCATGCTGCATCTGCAGGGCCTGGACCACGAAGACGACGCCGAGGCCGAGGCGATGGAAACGGCGGAGACGAACATTCTGCGGGGCCTCGGCTACGCCAACCCTTACGCCTGA